Proteins encoded in a region of the Paenibacillus sp. W2I17 genome:
- a CDS encoding Rrf2 family transcriptional regulator: MKYSKATNYALHTMLHLVSTAPEQLVSVHQLAELQKVSPTYLSKILTKLVKAGMIESTSGANGGYRLSRKNPDPSFLEIIHAIEGQASLFECSQNHNAGCLIQQVMVQAEEEMESFLNNKKMSELASQMKGAHSL, translated from the coding sequence ATGAAATATTCAAAAGCGACAAATTATGCTTTGCATACGATGCTTCATCTTGTAAGCACTGCCCCCGAACAGCTGGTTAGTGTACACCAACTTGCAGAATTGCAGAAGGTATCACCAACGTATCTGTCCAAAATTTTGACCAAATTGGTTAAGGCGGGCATGATCGAATCGACTTCTGGCGCCAATGGCGGCTACCGGCTTAGTCGTAAAAATCCGGATCCTTCTTTTCTGGAGATCATTCATGCGATTGAAGGTCAGGCGTCCCTGTTCGAATGTTCCCAGAATCATAACGCAGGCTGTTTGATCCAGCAGGTGATGGTGCAGGCGGAAGAAGAGATGGAAAGTTTTTTGAACAATAAAAAAATGTCAGAACTGGCTTCCCAGATGAAGGGTGCACATTCCCTGTAA
- a CDS encoding nuclear transport factor 2 family protein — MSQTTITGLEQLLALENIRNTKARYCRYIDTKQWDTLGDVFAPDAVADFSTEGNPIPVLTGRDTIVQVFRDLVDVAVTVHHVHSAEVEFVSENEAKVISPMEDWVTFPEGNENKSFHGFGHYHETFVKIDGQWYIKHTSLKRLRLDLFE; from the coding sequence ATGAGCCAAACAACGATCACAGGACTGGAACAATTGCTCGCGCTTGAAAACATTAGGAACACCAAGGCGCGTTATTGCCGTTATATTGATACGAAGCAGTGGGATACCTTGGGTGATGTGTTTGCTCCGGATGCAGTGGCCGATTTCAGCACAGAGGGCAATCCAATTCCGGTATTAACAGGCCGTGATACGATCGTACAAGTATTCCGTGATCTGGTGGATGTTGCCGTAACTGTGCATCATGTACATAGCGCCGAAGTTGAATTTGTATCTGAGAACGAAGCAAAGGTCATCTCCCCAATGGAAGATTGGGTCACGTTCCCGGAGGGCAATGAGAACAAATCCTTCCACGGATTTGGGCACTACCACGAGACTTTTGTTAAAATCGATGGCCAATGGTATATCAAACATACGAGCCTGAAGCGTCTTCGTCTGGACTTGTTTGAATAG
- a CDS encoding LytTR family DNA-binding domain-containing protein gives MIFIKIFIEVIDHTEEEEILIRCHQVDEKIHELVNKVKTETLMILGYHEDKISRIKISDIYYFEAVDGKVFAYCKNTVHEVKQKLYELEELCQEKHCFRASKSTILNIAKISSVHPSISGRFQAILDNGEKVVISRQYVPTLKHILGL, from the coding sequence GTGATATTTATAAAAATTTTCATTGAAGTAATAGACCACACAGAAGAAGAGGAGATCCTCATCAGGTGTCACCAAGTAGACGAAAAAATACATGAGCTCGTTAATAAAGTAAAAACCGAAACGCTCATGATACTTGGCTATCATGAAGATAAGATTAGCCGCATCAAAATTAGTGATATTTATTATTTTGAAGCTGTTGATGGAAAAGTGTTTGCGTATTGTAAGAACACCGTTCATGAGGTCAAACAAAAGCTTTATGAACTGGAGGAACTTTGCCAAGAGAAACATTGTTTTCGGGCCTCCAAATCCACCATTCTAAATATAGCTAAGATTTCCAGTGTTCATCCGTCCATCAGTGGCCGTTTTCAAGCAATATTGGATAATGGGGAGAAGGTAGTCATATCACGGCAGTATGTGCCAACGCTTAAACACATACTTGGATTATAA
- a CDS encoding DUF3021 family protein yields the protein MKYSELIKEMIRDFLIIFASIMIIIAILRQIYAPDASFELQTIFTIMAFSFLGTLTGIILYTPHAISENKMRLRVILHFFFLEALLISLAVILNLVNGTFSILLLALQIATVYAIVRLLTYKNDKKEAEKINERLQTFKNKV from the coding sequence ATGAAGTATTCCGAGCTCATAAAAGAAATGATTAGAGATTTCTTAATTATATTCGCTTCTATAATGATAATCATCGCTATTTTACGGCAAATCTATGCTCCTGATGCAAGTTTCGAATTACAGACTATTTTTACAATTATGGCTTTCTCTTTTCTGGGTACTTTGACCGGAATTATTTTATATACGCCGCATGCCATTAGCGAGAATAAAATGCGCCTCCGAGTGATTTTACATTTCTTTTTTCTGGAAGCCCTATTAATTTCTCTGGCTGTCATATTGAATCTTGTAAACGGTACTTTCAGTATACTTTTATTGGCTTTGCAAATTGCCACAGTATACGCTATCGTTCGCCTACTAACGTATAAGAATGACAAAAAGGAAGCTGAAAAGATCAATGAAAGACTACAAACATTTAAAAATAAGGTTTAG
- a CDS encoding alpha/beta fold hydrolase, with protein sequence MEILILVVTLVSELAIAVYSIATKQSRSKIKSWTRIAMFIGFMMLSLGKVVVWEYTWGLFACLLFILAFKEMVALLRKQTHTSRYKAFSTIWKFLLLTLTVVVTLVPVLLFPQFRLPLVTGPYVVTTATYSYTDKNRIEEFTDQEDNRSVNVEFWYPEQADGTYPLLVFSHGAFGIKASNTSTFTELASHGYFVVSIDHPYHSFYTVSEDGEVVTINPEYMQEVNNANKDGVYSLGEFYELTQKWMKLRTDDMSFVMDTILEQAEQKKDSVYERIDTQKIGVFGHSMGGAASVALSRERDDINAVVNIDAPFFSELVYDKVTNEITAKSEAFTIPLLNVYSDDVWIQLYSSSPYIANRISNENFKDAYNVHFKGAKHLSLTDLPLFSPILANLLHEGRKADIDKYYAIETQNELILRFFDYALKNQGHFAPKATY encoded by the coding sequence ATGGAGATTTTAATACTTGTCGTTACTTTGGTCTCTGAGCTGGCAATTGCGGTTTATTCCATTGCAACCAAGCAAAGCCGCAGCAAGATAAAGAGTTGGACGAGAATCGCAATGTTTATAGGATTCATGATGCTAAGCTTGGGGAAGGTTGTCGTATGGGAGTACACTTGGGGGCTGTTTGCATGCTTGCTCTTTATATTAGCGTTCAAGGAAATGGTTGCACTTCTGCGAAAACAAACACACACTTCGCGTTACAAAGCGTTCTCTACGATATGGAAGTTCCTTCTGTTAACACTGACCGTAGTTGTTACCCTAGTTCCTGTTTTACTTTTTCCACAGTTTAGGTTGCCGCTAGTGACAGGTCCGTATGTAGTGACTACTGCCACATACAGCTATACAGACAAGAATCGAATCGAAGAATTTACGGATCAGGAAGACAATCGGTCTGTTAACGTGGAATTTTGGTATCCTGAACAGGCAGACGGAACCTATCCTTTGCTTGTGTTCTCCCATGGAGCATTCGGTATTAAAGCAAGCAACACTTCTACCTTTACAGAACTTGCGAGCCACGGATATTTCGTCGTTTCGATTGACCATCCCTATCATTCATTTTATACCGTTTCCGAGGATGGAGAAGTCGTGACGATTAATCCCGAGTACATGCAAGAAGTCAACAATGCAAATAAAGATGGGGTTTATTCACTTGGTGAGTTTTACGAGCTTACTCAAAAATGGATGAAATTGAGAACGGATGATATGAGTTTTGTCATGGATACGATTCTGGAACAAGCCGAGCAAAAGAAAGATTCAGTATATGAACGCATCGATACACAGAAAATAGGTGTCTTCGGTCATTCTATGGGGGGTGCAGCAAGCGTGGCACTGAGCAGAGAACGCGATGACATTAACGCCGTAGTAAATATAGATGCTCCGTTCTTTAGCGAGCTTGTGTATGATAAGGTTACGAACGAAATAACTGCAAAATCCGAAGCTTTCACCATCCCGCTTCTAAACGTTTATTCGGATGATGTGTGGATACAGCTCTACAGCAGTTCTCCGTATATTGCGAATCGTATTTCGAATGAAAATTTTAAAGATGCATACAACGTTCATTTTAAAGGCGCAAAACATTTAAGTTTAACTGATCTACCTTTATTCTCGCCTATATTGGCCAACCTGTTGCATGAAGGCAGAAAAGCAGATATCGATAAATATTACGCGATTGAAACTCAAAATGAACTCATCCTTCGTTTTTTTGACTATGCTCTAAAGAATCAAGGTCATTTTGCACCAAAAGCGACGTATTGA
- a CDS encoding MFS transporter, with the protein MNNTATASSGERTGIQEGLIVSLLGFTVVLVVMNTMMFNLALPKIAAEFMLTSVASSWIVTGYSIVFAISSITFSRLSDFIPIRTLFTTGLTLLGAASVLGFFSNHFIILLIARLIQAAGAASVPGLAIVLITRYIPHDRRGKSMAVIMSASSLGLGLGPVIGGSITQFLGWHDLFIVTGLTLFLIPVFFKLLPRETPQKGSFDLLGAVLLAIGTTGVLLFLTSRQWYTLVIGAAALLLFWLRIRRAADPFVQPALFKDKKYMMLSSLGIVSYINNFSTLFLLPQILAHLYGLTPAQSGLVIFPGAVVSMLLSNRIGRMIDRHGNTLLLKFAPWLLLAAAGLFALFADNNIYAIMAVYVLLSVGFSSLTTSVSNELSGNLTMDQVGAGMGLFQLSQFFSGAFSVAVTGVALTAMQNMPLSSAYTNIFWGMTVVALASVIFSQVYLRMQSRKVTETSNRI; encoded by the coding sequence ATGAACAACACCGCAACCGCATCATCAGGGGAACGGACCGGAATACAGGAAGGATTAATTGTAAGCTTGCTTGGCTTCACCGTTGTACTCGTTGTTATGAATACAATGATGTTTAATCTGGCCCTGCCCAAAATTGCAGCTGAATTTATGCTTACATCCGTCGCTTCTTCATGGATTGTTACAGGGTATTCCATTGTATTTGCCATTTCCTCGATTACGTTCTCACGTCTATCGGATTTCATACCTATTCGTACATTATTCACGACCGGGCTTACGTTACTTGGTGCGGCATCCGTTCTCGGGTTCTTCAGTAATCATTTCATTATTTTGCTCATTGCACGTCTGATTCAGGCTGCAGGTGCTGCTTCGGTTCCGGGGCTCGCCATTGTGCTGATTACCCGGTACATTCCACATGATCGCCGGGGTAAATCGATGGCTGTCATCATGTCTGCCAGTTCACTGGGGCTTGGACTTGGTCCCGTCATTGGCGGAAGTATTACTCAGTTTCTGGGATGGCATGATCTGTTTATCGTTACGGGATTAACGTTATTCTTGATTCCTGTATTCTTCAAACTGCTCCCGCGGGAAACACCGCAAAAAGGTTCATTTGACCTGCTGGGTGCCGTGCTTCTTGCCATCGGTACTACGGGTGTGCTGTTATTCCTGACTTCCCGTCAGTGGTACACGCTTGTTATCGGTGCTGCGGCACTGCTTCTGTTCTGGCTCCGAATTCGGCGCGCGGCAGATCCATTTGTTCAACCTGCTTTGTTCAAAGACAAAAAATATATGATGCTCAGCTCGCTGGGGATTGTATCGTACATTAATAACTTCTCAACGTTGTTCCTGTTACCGCAAATTTTGGCACATCTATATGGACTGACACCTGCTCAATCCGGGCTTGTCATCTTCCCGGGTGCAGTCGTGTCCATGCTGCTGTCCAACCGGATCGGCCGCATGATTGACCGACACGGCAATACGTTGCTGTTGAAATTTGCACCATGGCTGCTACTGGCAGCTGCCGGGTTATTCGCCTTATTTGCAGACAATAACATCTACGCCATTATGGCCGTGTATGTCCTGCTCAGCGTTGGCTTCTCTTCCCTAACCACCAGCGTGTCCAATGAATTGTCTGGCAATCTGACCATGGATCAGGTGGGCGCAGGTATGGGACTGTTCCAACTTAGTCAGTTCTTCAGTGGTGCCTTCAGCGTTGCTGTTACTGGCGTAGCATTGACTGCGATGCAGAACATGCCACTCTCCTCAGCGTACACCAATATTTTCTGGGGCATGACTGTGGTCGCACTGGCATCCGTTATTTTCTCTCAGGTGTATTTGAGAATGCAGTCACGGAAAGTCACGGAAACAAGTAACCGGATTTAA
- a CDS encoding helix-turn-helix transcriptional regulator: MKILHHPQVSDIELSSVLYALSDPTRLGIVAEAARSGEQPCSHFHAPVVKSTMSHHIRTLREAGVIRVRVQGTQHFLTLRSDDLETRFPGLLQPLLQAAAQTSTDLS; this comes from the coding sequence ATGAAAATTTTGCATCATCCACAGGTGTCAGATATTGAACTTTCTTCCGTATTGTATGCGTTAAGCGACCCGACCCGTCTTGGGATTGTTGCGGAAGCAGCGAGAAGCGGGGAGCAGCCATGCAGTCATTTTCATGCACCTGTTGTGAAGTCAACGATGTCGCACCACATTCGCACCCTGCGGGAAGCCGGAGTTATTCGGGTCAGAGTGCAGGGCACACAGCATTTTCTCACCCTGCGATCCGATGATCTGGAAACGCGCTTTCCGGGACTCCTGCAACCGTTATTGCAGGCCGCAGCTCAGACGAGCACAGATCTTTCCTAA
- a CDS encoding YafY family protein, whose product MSNMHRIHWFDEQIRGGRFPNSSWLAREFEISRRQAQRDIEYMASSLRAPLVYMAKYRGYCYEDQTFRLPHLYMTEEEQRVLKYLAHRYRHYDYDQADAVKRVAHLLERFTLEEQPMGSSELPVFSVQPKQLQFFELLSHAITDLRRVHIHYRDHDGERQFSLCPLKMISQFNADYVVGYEADPVQQVAIRLEGIVHVSILDERFEYRSDALLGGWEEPLPVRKPFVAEIRLKELQQMDLWQGYRIQSRQDQIYSIEFYDTDAFLQHLFISEWEELLSPGWLRRKLQQSAEGLIDRLSIQRKQNVE is encoded by the coding sequence ATGAGTAACATGCATCGGATTCACTGGTTTGACGAACAGATTCGGGGTGGACGTTTTCCGAATAGCAGCTGGCTTGCCCGTGAATTTGAAATCTCCCGTCGTCAGGCTCAGCGTGATATTGAATATATGGCAAGTTCCTTGCGAGCCCCTTTGGTGTATATGGCAAAATATCGGGGCTACTGTTATGAGGATCAGACTTTTCGATTGCCCCATTTGTATATGACCGAAGAAGAGCAGCGTGTGCTGAAATATCTGGCGCATCGATATCGACATTACGATTATGATCAAGCAGACGCAGTGAAACGTGTAGCACATTTGCTGGAGCGTTTTACGTTGGAGGAACAACCGATGGGAAGTAGTGAGCTTCCGGTATTTTCGGTGCAACCGAAACAACTGCAATTCTTTGAATTATTGTCCCATGCCATAACTGACTTGCGCAGAGTACATATTCATTACAGGGATCACGATGGAGAACGGCAGTTTTCCTTGTGTCCATTAAAGATGATATCCCAGTTTAACGCCGATTACGTGGTGGGTTATGAAGCAGACCCTGTACAGCAAGTGGCCATTCGCTTGGAGGGCATTGTTCATGTATCGATCTTGGATGAGAGATTTGAGTACAGGTCAGATGCGCTCCTAGGTGGATGGGAAGAACCACTGCCTGTGCGTAAACCGTTTGTAGCTGAGATTCGCTTGAAAGAATTGCAGCAAATGGACCTATGGCAAGGATATCGTATCCAGTCTAGGCAAGATCAGATTTATTCAATTGAATTTTATGACACGGACGCTTTCTTGCAGCATTTGTTTATTAGTGAATGGGAGGAACTATTGTCTCCTGGGTGGCTTAGACGCAAGCTTCAGCAAAGCGCAGAAGGATTAATTGACAGACTCTCGATACAACGTAAGCAAAACGTGGAATAA
- a CDS encoding aspartyl-phosphate phosphatase Spo0E family protein — MVHNPETIQECIEHARQRLYQIAAQYPELWHPEVIRQSMVLDELINEYNNATRGRKISNQLKS, encoded by the coding sequence ATGGTACATAATCCGGAAACCATTCAGGAATGTATCGAACATGCACGGCAAAGGCTCTACCAGATTGCAGCTCAATACCCGGAACTATGGCATCCGGAGGTTATTCGCCAATCCATGGTGCTGGATGAGTTAATTAATGAATATAACAACGCAACTCGCGGGAGAAAGATCTCGAATCAACTGAAATCATGA
- a CDS encoding carbohydrate ABC transporter permease, translating to MYHKTTGYRIFNGFNLIFIAAVSILCILPLVHILAVSFSGKAAASANLVTLWPIDFTVDAYTKTFGNSNFLSALWISVQRTVLGTLLSMTLVFLTAYPLSKESLHFKGRSLYAWFFIFTMLFSGGLIPSYILIQKLGLINTMWALILPGAVAVWNLILMMNFFRNVPKELEEAAFIDGANHITTLFKIYLPVSMPAIATISLFTMVGQWNSWFDGLIYMNDASKYPLATLMQTIIVQQDFSNMNVDATQLQNMSQRTVNAAQIFIGALPILLVYPFLQRFFVKGIVLGAVKE from the coding sequence GTGTATCACAAAACAACCGGGTACCGTATATTCAATGGCTTTAACCTGATATTCATCGCGGCCGTCTCGATCCTGTGCATCCTGCCGCTGGTCCACATTCTGGCGGTTTCCTTCAGTGGTAAAGCGGCAGCATCCGCCAATCTGGTGACACTTTGGCCCATTGATTTTACGGTGGATGCCTACACCAAAACATTTGGTAACAGTAACTTTCTCAGCGCGCTTTGGATTTCAGTTCAACGTACCGTTCTTGGCACACTGCTCAGCATGACACTTGTTTTCCTGACGGCTTATCCGTTATCCAAGGAAAGTCTGCACTTTAAAGGACGTTCGTTATATGCGTGGTTTTTCATCTTCACGATGCTGTTTAGCGGGGGATTGATTCCGTCCTATATTTTGATCCAGAAGCTTGGACTGATTAATACGATGTGGGCTCTCATTTTGCCAGGCGCGGTGGCTGTCTGGAATCTGATTCTGATGATGAACTTTTTCCGTAACGTGCCAAAAGAGTTGGAAGAAGCTGCATTCATTGATGGAGCCAACCATATCACAACCCTGTTCAAAATCTATCTGCCTGTTTCCATGCCCGCCATTGCCACGATCTCCTTATTCACCATGGTAGGTCAATGGAATTCCTGGTTCGACGGGCTGATCTATATGAATGATGCTTCCAAATATCCACTCGCCACGTTAATGCAGACCATAATCGTACAGCAAGATTTTTCCAACATGAACGTGGATGCAACGCAGCTCCAGAATATGTCTCAACGTACGGTGAACGCGGCTCAGATCTTTATTGGCGCTCTGCCGATTCTGCTCGTATATCCGTTCTTGCAGCGTTTCTTCGTCAAGGGGATTGTGCTCGGGGCGGTAAAAGAGTAA
- a CDS encoding sugar ABC transporter permease has protein sequence MTPHPRKRTRWNFKRTWPLHLMLLPAVLLTLLFAYVPMGGIIIAFQDFKPWLGFTGSKWVGWDNFRFMFEYPDSVQVIWNTVLIASMKIVAGLVAPVVFAILLNEIRNSTFKRFSQTLVYLPHFLSWVVLGGILLDMLSPEGGLVNQVLAAAGVEPIFFLGDGDWFRVTVVVSDVWKEFGFGIIVFLAALAGINPALYEASEVDGATRLRQTLHITLPALVPMIIVVGTLSLGNILNAGFDQIFNLYNPLVYEKGDIIDTFVYRMGILNGKMSFATAVGLFKSFVAMFLVISAYRMAYKIANYRIF, from the coding sequence ATGACACCCCATCCACGCAAACGTACCCGCTGGAATTTCAAACGTACATGGCCGCTGCATCTGATGCTGCTGCCTGCTGTACTGCTCACTTTACTGTTCGCCTATGTGCCCATGGGCGGCATTATTATTGCTTTTCAAGACTTCAAACCGTGGCTGGGATTCACTGGCTCCAAATGGGTAGGCTGGGATAACTTCCGGTTCATGTTCGAATATCCCGACAGCGTTCAGGTCATCTGGAACACGGTGCTAATTGCTTCGATGAAAATTGTGGCCGGACTTGTGGCCCCCGTAGTGTTCGCCATTTTGCTAAACGAGATTCGGAACTCTACGTTCAAACGTTTCTCACAGACCTTGGTGTATCTGCCACATTTCCTGTCCTGGGTTGTCCTGGGCGGCATTCTGCTCGATATGTTATCACCGGAAGGTGGGCTGGTAAACCAGGTCCTGGCCGCGGCTGGTGTTGAACCGATCTTCTTTCTGGGAGATGGCGACTGGTTCCGTGTAACGGTAGTTGTCAGTGATGTGTGGAAGGAGTTTGGATTCGGGATAATTGTATTTCTGGCAGCACTTGCGGGCATTAACCCGGCATTGTATGAGGCTTCAGAGGTGGATGGGGCAACACGACTCAGACAGACACTGCATATTACCCTGCCTGCACTCGTGCCGATGATTATCGTGGTAGGTACATTATCGCTGGGCAATATCCTGAATGCAGGCTTTGACCAGATCTTTAACCTGTACAATCCGCTGGTATATGAGAAAGGTGATATTATCGATACCTTTGTCTATCGGATGGGAATTCTGAATGGCAAAATGAGCTTTGCGACCGCTGTTGGACTATTCAAATCATTTGTCGCGATGTTCCTGGTCATCTCTGCGTACCGGATGGCGTACAAAATCGCCAATTACCGTATTTTTTAA
- a CDS encoding sensor histidine kinase, translating to MKFTVFAKTVILLICLLVPILLLYTYANQANVDMVVEEKQQSSLNQFNYFSSQVDKNIEQLSLYGLTLLRDPSILHYRYMTDSTSQYEKNSIYLDILDKLSLYQSTSRWKNDITIVLPQAELVLSTMSSRTVYDEKMLTFPQPGQWQLEQGSFTYFFTDNYEWNEKPMNTGVRTVMEINFDPMNVVAMLDDFKETQGGDPFLLVPGNDPLLNRTADPELVEAIMRDMPFNRPEREGNHQLEVGGKQYLVSYVHSKQLQAVYVNPVVLDDLLTPMDKSRNMFITSILLLLVLSIGAALLLYRKVQVPIHRLMRGLQQIRKGQLSTRIPVDHSRDEFAYLTQSFNHMAEQIQELIEKVYEERIRSREATLKHLQSQINPHFLYNCLFYIKNMTQLGNREAVIAMSLSLGDYYRYITRGENDMTTVEEEIRLLDHYLSIQQMRTNRLTYEIAVPQQLLQLHIPRLLIQPIVENAVIHGIEPMEGSGHVVVTGMAVPEHIEGRKYTRYSLFVDNDGVTLTAEEIAELEREINEPMGEEIGTGTWNVHQRLVTRYGLSSGLHFGAIPYGGLSVEIRWFEEEQPHDESDGRG from the coding sequence ATGAAATTCACAGTATTTGCGAAGACGGTCATTCTTTTAATCTGCCTGCTGGTACCCATTCTGCTGCTCTATACATACGCGAACCAGGCAAATGTGGACATGGTCGTTGAAGAGAAACAACAGTCGAGTCTGAACCAGTTCAATTATTTCAGTTCCCAGGTGGATAAAAATATCGAGCAGCTCTCGCTGTATGGTCTGACATTGCTGCGAGATCCGAGTATCCTGCACTACCGTTACATGACGGACTCCACCAGTCAATATGAGAAAAACAGCATCTATCTGGATATTCTCGACAAATTATCATTGTACCAGTCCACCAGCCGCTGGAAGAACGATATTACCATTGTCCTGCCACAAGCGGAACTTGTGTTATCCACCATGTCCAGCCGGACAGTCTACGATGAGAAGATGTTGACGTTCCCACAACCAGGTCAATGGCAGCTGGAGCAGGGGAGTTTCACCTACTTTTTCACGGATAACTACGAGTGGAATGAAAAACCAATGAACACAGGCGTGCGAACGGTGATGGAAATTAATTTTGATCCGATGAACGTGGTTGCCATGTTGGATGATTTCAAAGAAACGCAGGGAGGAGATCCCTTCTTGCTAGTACCAGGTAACGATCCGTTGCTGAATCGTACGGCGGACCCCGAACTGGTCGAAGCGATTATGCGTGATATGCCTTTTAACAGGCCGGAGAGGGAAGGCAATCATCAATTGGAGGTGGGCGGTAAACAATATTTGGTCAGTTACGTGCACTCCAAACAACTGCAAGCGGTATACGTGAACCCGGTGGTGTTGGATGATTTGTTAACCCCGATGGACAAGAGCCGAAATATGTTTATTACCTCCATTTTGTTACTGCTCGTGCTGAGTATCGGGGCTGCACTGCTTTTGTATCGAAAAGTTCAGGTGCCAATCCATCGTTTGATGAGAGGGCTACAGCAGATTCGCAAAGGGCAGCTGTCCACACGGATTCCGGTCGATCACTCCCGTGATGAATTCGCGTATCTCACCCAGAGCTTCAACCATATGGCGGAGCAGATTCAGGAACTGATCGAGAAGGTATACGAGGAACGTATCCGTTCACGGGAAGCCACATTGAAACATCTGCAATCACAGATCAATCCGCATTTCCTGTACAACTGCCTGTTTTATATTAAAAATATGACCCAGCTCGGCAACCGTGAAGCGGTTATTGCCATGTCGCTAAGTCTGGGAGACTACTATCGCTACATTACGCGGGGCGAGAATGACATGACGACAGTGGAAGAAGAGATCCGGCTGCTGGACCATTATCTGTCCATTCAACAGATGCGGACCAACCGGCTGACCTACGAGATTGCCGTACCGCAGCAACTGCTGCAGCTCCACATTCCGCGGCTGCTCATTCAGCCAATCGTAGAGAATGCGGTGATCCACGGCATCGAACCGATGGAAGGCAGTGGGCATGTCGTCGTAACGGGGATGGCGGTACCCGAACATATTGAGGGTCGGAAATATACAAGATATAGCCTGTTTGTTGACAATGACGGTGTCACGCTAACAGCGGAAGAGATTGCCGAATTGGAACGGGAGATCAATGAACCGATGGGTGAGGAGATTGGAACAGGGACGTGGAATGTGCACCAGCGTCTCGTTACGCGATATGGGCTGTCGTCTGGGCTTCATTTTGGAGCGATTCCCTATGGTGGACTTAGTGTAGAAATTCGATGGTTTGAGGAGGAACAACCGCATGATGAATCTGATGGTCGTGGATGA